GTGAGCGTTGTGAGCAGTGCGTGTGAACAAAGGGGGAAGGTGAGGAAAATAGGAGGAGAGGGAGAATCGAATGAGGACGTGTTTTCAATACCTAGGTACTGAAAAGTAGTTCTTCAAGCATGGTCTGCTTTAGGTACATGAAAGCTAGAAGttataacaaatttaaacaCTTGTGGACTCCGTACATTAAGTCTGATGATATTCACTAAAGGAAGAGGCATTTCAACTCTTAAGGCAATTTCAAGTGGAAATGATGCAATAAACAGTCAAATGGGGACACCCCATACAAAATACAAAGGAGTAAAGTGGAAAGACCCCCAttctttaatttgataaattatgtGCCGGTaccaagtaaataaataaacacactATATATCAAGAGCTACAAGAGAGTGAAGAATTGATGATCTTCCAAGCAGGAGTGATTTAGTCTGAGTCAAGCATGCAAGTGAAAGGTGGATGTCCCTGGGCGGTTCTTGGTTCTTGAGCTGGGGATTATGTGCAGTTGAAAGAGCTAGTAAGAAGCAAGATGAATTGATTCCCCTTTCGATACTCGATTATGTAATCAAGGCTAGAGTGCTTTGACATAGAGAGGTGCAATAGACAGATGTGCCCAGAAATAATAGTCACCAGGGTCTGCCAGTTAACCATCATCTCATGGAATGTGATTCAAGGGCGTCCTGGCCTTCTAGAAATCTTGTTTCCAAGTGCTCTATGTGGCTGCAATGCAATGCGAACCATGGACATTAAGGGTTCTTTGAAAGAAATGCATTTCTTAAGCCTTTTAATAATTGCATAGATATGTGGATTTATTTTGCAAGGAGAGTAGTTCCTGTTTTTCTGCAGTTAGTTCATGATATGAATCTTTCTATTGTTATACATCTGCTAATAATGGGTAGTTGCTATGCTATTGACTTTGAAATTTACTCTGGCTAAAGATAAGTTTGTTTTAATGTTATTCAAAACAGGTGAAGCGACTTCTTGATGAAGGAATGGATGTGAATGTGTCTGGTCGGGGCCCTAAATCAAAAGGAGTGACCCCACTCCACCTTGCTGCTGAGGGTGGTCACCTTGAAGTTATGGATGAACTGCTAGAGCGTGGTGCTAATATTGATGCTAAAACAATGGGTGCTTGTGGCTGTAAGTATATTTAACCTTATGTATGAAGCCCCCCTGCGTACTCCTGTTTTTTCTTCCCTATGATTTGAACACATGCTGATATCTATTTCGATTATCATTTTTGTCAACCCTAGGGACACCACTTCACCGTGCAGctaaagaaagaaggaaggaagCAGTGAAATTCCTGATAGAGAATGGTGCATTCTTGGCAGATGACATCGATGACAACAGATTTAATCCACCACTCCATTACTGCCCTGGTCTTGAGTGGGCTTATGATGAAATGAAGCGTTATAAGCAAGATAACTTATCAGCTGGTGatgcctcctcctcctcctacaGCTCAGAAAGCTGAAAATCCCCCTCGTTGCCATGGCCTTGCAGTTTGGTTCGCTTGGTATTTGTAATTTGTTGCATATTATATTAAACGTAAACGTGGACGTGCATCACGCAATCATCTTCTattggtttgttttgtttgtattgCATTATGTTAAACATGGACCATGTACTAACTACGTTCTGTGTTGTGTGTTTTTGGATGTTATAATGACTCAATGTGTAGTGTTTTTCAAAGTAGTTTTATATTAGTTATATAGGAGAAACACATaaatagataataataataataataataataaagatgtgaaaactaaaaatttgCAAACCATCATAAGCAATTACTTACTGAGGTAGCCGTTTAgtcaaaaatttatttgggcAAGTGGTACTATTAGATATCTCATATTAGATGACATTAGAAATGATCCTTTTACATCCAAAGCATTTGTTCCTTTATCCATCAATCagcaaaaatatgaaaattaaagtgAAAGCACCACATAAAATCAAAACTTGGTAAACCATCTTCATTGTACATGAGACGTAGTTTACTCGATGGAAGTTTTTCTGAAACATCCAAAATCAGTAGCAACCAGAGGGATTAATCAAATTTAGGAGAGAAAAATCActcattattgttattatattaatgaaataatgaaatgtattattttctatttgtttaaaattttgaattatttgataatttaatatgatattaaagCAAAAATCTTCGACATGACAGTGACGCGTGACAAGCATATAACCCTTACGAAGTCCCATGGAANNNNNNNNNNNNNNNNNNNNNNNNNNNNNNNNNNNNNNNNNNNNNNNNNNNNNNNNNNNNNNNNNNNNNNNNNNNNNNNNNNNNNNNNNNNNNNNNNNNNaaaaaaaaaaaaaaaaaaaaccaatttaagAACCCTTGTAGAAACtgacaaaaccaaaagattAGGGAGGAAAATGAACGAGGTGGAGTAGACAGCAAAAGTGGCAGAGAAGGCTGGGCTACTGCTGGACTCTAAACAGaatcttgcaaaaaaaaaaaaaaaaaaaaaggactaggGAGAAAGGAGGAAAGATGGAAGAAACCATCCTTAGATCACGTGTGGTTTTAAAATGTTCTTAATGCTTATTTGTggtatgaaaaataatatattattccTTATTATCAAATTTGGTAAAAGAAAACTTGATTATCAtatcaaataaaattatgatatgtCATTCACAACaaaaagagtatatatatatatataacaaaattaagaaagaaagagaggtacGACAGTAAAACAAAGATTTCCTTAAAATTGGATTGAATGATCTTCctccaacctaatttataaacatGTCATATAATGATTTTGgatgtaaaaactaaaaagcatACGCAttgtactttctttttcttcattatggcttaaaaattagaaagtaaagcagcttttttttttttaattacaatattttacTAAAGAGTGAAGTATGAAAATAAATACTACTACTATCTTCTAATATTGACAAGTGGTAGCTTCATTGATTATGAATTTACAAGAACGAGATTTAAAAGCCCTAGAAAGGTCATAGAAGCCGAAGCAGAAAGCAGTatttctaaccaaaaa
This genomic interval from Corylus avellana chromosome ca3, CavTom2PMs-1.0 contains the following:
- the LOC132174971 gene encoding phytochrome-interacting ankyrin-repeat protein 2-like, translated to MPQEQAVSIRRSLSRRRSLRSGVDRDDRGWTLLHIGARKGDLKEVKRLLDEGMDVNVSGRGPKSKGVTPLHLAAEGGHLEVMDELLERGANIDAKTMGACGWTPLHRAAKERRKEAVKFLIENGAFLADDIDDNRFNPPLHYCPGLEWAYDEMKRYKQDNLSAGDASSSSYSSES